GCGGCGGCCTGCTCCACGTCCCTCGTCATGGCTTTCGCGGCCGTCGTCGCGTTGGTCGTGCCCCTCATGATGTCGAGCGCGTGGATGGGGCTGAGGGCCGACCTGATCGAGGCGCGAATCCTGGGCATCCCCGCGGCCGTCAGCCTGGCGATCCTCTCGTCATGGACGACGCTCGCGCTGGGCGGCCGCTGGCGACCCGAGCCGAGCTGGATCGATCGCCTGGGCCGCCTGCTCGCCGTCGCCCTGATCGCGACGGGTCCGGGCGTCGTGTTGGTCGTCCGCGATCTTCCCTACTTCTACTAGCCGATCGACGGATCCGCGCCCCAATTCGGCGAATCGGTGCATCCTTGGAAGTAAGGGATGCTGCGTCCGCGGCCTCCTCGACGACCCGCCGACGCGAACCACGAAAGCCGAAAAAGCATGTCGAAATCACACGAACGAAGCCGATTTTTTATAACGCAAAGCTTTATAAAACTAGAACTTACGTCATAAAAATCGGCTTCGCTCCGTCGCGAGCGAAGCCGATCGCTCAGGCCAGCAGTTCCTTGATGACGCGGGCGGGCTCGACGCCGGTGAGCTTCTGGTCGAGGCCCTGGTAGCGGTGGGTGAAGCGCTCGTGGTCGTAGCCGAGGAGTTGCAGGACCGTGGCGTGGAAGTCGCGGATGTGGACCGGGTCCTTGATGATGTTGTAGCTGAACTCGTCGGTCTCGCCGTAGATCGCGCCCGGCTTGGATCCGCCGCCGGCCATCCACATGGTGAAGCAGCGGGGGTGGTGGTCGCGGCCGTAGTTGTCCTTCGAGAGGCCGCCCTGGCTGTAGATGGTCCGGCCGAACTCGCCGCCCCAGATGACCAGGGTGTCGTCGAGCATCCCGCGCTGCTTGAGGTCCTGGATGAAGCCCCAGCAGGGCTGGTCGACGTCCTTGCACTGGCTGGGCATGCGGCCGCCGAGGTTGCCGTGGTGGTCCCAGTTGTTGTGGTAGATCTGCACGAACCGGACGCCCCGTTCGAGCATGCGGCGGGTCAGCAGGATCGAGTTGGCGAAGCTGCCGGGCTTGCGGGCGTCCTCGCCGTAGAGCCGGTAGGTGGACTCGGGCTCGCCGGCCGTGTTGGTCAGCTCGGGGACGCTCGCCTGCATCCGGAAGGCCAGCTCGTACTGCTCAATCCGGGTGTGGGTCTCGGGGTCGCCCACCTGGCGGTAGTTCATCTCGTTGAGGGCGCGGAGGCCGTCGAGCGTGTTGCGGCGGATCTCGGGGGGGACGCCCGGCGGGTTGTTGATGAACAGGATCGGGTCGCCCGCGCTGCGGAACGAGACCCCGGCGTGCTCGCCCGGCAGGTAGCCCGACGACCAGAGCCGGCCCGAGATGGCCTGGATCTGCTCGGTGTTCGACGGCCGCGCGACCAGCACGACGAACGTCGGCAGGTCGTCGTTCAGCGAGCCCAGGCCGTACGAGACCCAGCTCCCCAGGCAGGGCCGTCCGGTGATCTGGTTGCCGGTCTGGATGTACGAGATGGCCGGCTCGTGGTTGATGGCCTCGGTGTGCATGCTCCGGATGAAGCAGAGGTCGTCGACCATCTTGGCCGTGTAGGGGAGCATCTCGCTGACCCACATCCCCGACCGGCCGTGCTGGGCGAACTTGTACTTCGACGGCGCGATCGGGAACCGGGCCTGGCCGCTGGTCATCGTCGTCAGGCGCTGGCCCTGGCGGATCGACTGCGGCAGGTCCTTGTCGTACCAGTCGGCCATGGCCGGCTTGTAGTCGTACAGGTCCATCTGCGAGGGCCCGCCGACCATGTGCAGGTAGACGACCCGCTTGGCCTTGGGGGCGAAGTGGGTCGGGATCGGCGGGACGTGCGCGGCGCCCTTGCCCGCGTCGCCGGCCCGGGCCTGCGGGATCAGGCCGTCGCGGGCCAGGAGCGACATCAGGCCCGCGGAGCCGACGGCGTTGCCGCCGCGCCGGAAGAACCGCCGGCGCGTCTCGGACCGGACGTAATCGTCGATCGGGTTCATATCGGGCCTCGCTTGCGCCTGGGAGGGGTTGATCCGCGGACGGCCGGCTCTTACTTGTTCAGCACTTCGTCCAGGTTGAGCAGCTCGTTGGCGAGCATGGTCCAGGCGGCGGCCTCGGCCGGGACGAGGTTGGGGTCGCGGGGCGACGCGCCGACGGCCAGCAGCTTCTCGGCGTCGTCGGGGTGGGCCTGGTAGTAGGCGGCGAGGCGGCCGAGCGACTCGCGGACGACCGACGCCTCCTCTTCCCGCAGGGGCCGCGCGAGGACGCGGCGGGCCAGGGAGTCGGCGCGGGCCTCGAAGGCGGGCGTCTCGGCCAGGACGCGCTGGGCGAGCGCCCGGGCGGCCTCGACGAACTGGGGGTCGTTGAGCGCGACGAGGGCCTGGAGCGGCGTGTCGGTGCGCTCGCGGCGGACGGTGCAGACCTCGCGGCTGGGGGCGTTGAAGACCTCCAGCGAGGCCGGGGGCGCGGCCCGCTTCCAGAACGTGTAGAGGCTGCGGCGGTACAGGCCGTCGCCCCGGTCGGGCACGTACTTCTTGGTGTTGCTCTCGGGCATGGCGACGGCCTCCCACACGCCCTCGGGCTGGTAGGGCCGGACGCTCGGGCCGCCGACCTTGCCGACGAGCAGGCCGGACGCGGCCAGGGCGTAGTCGCGGACGACTTCGGCGTCCATGCGGAACCGCGGCCCCCGCGAGAGCAGGCGGTTCGACGGGTCCTTCTCCAGCTTCTCCGGGCTCGCCGCGGCCGACTGGCGGTAGGCCGACGACGTCACCAGCAGCTTGTAGAACCGCTTGACGTCCCAGCCCGACTCGCGGAACTCGACCGCCATCCAGTCGAGCAGCTCGGGGTGGCTGGGGAGCTCGCCGCTGACGCCCAGGTCGCCGGTCGTGCGCACGAGGCCCTGGCCGAAGACCTCCTGCCAGAAGCGGTTGACCGTCACGCGGGCGGTCAGCGGGTGTTCGGGCCGCAGCAGCCACTGGGCGAACCCCAGCCGGTTGCGGGGCAGCTCCTCGGGCATAGGGGGGAGGGCGGCCGGCGTGTGGGGCTTGAGGGGATCCCGGCGCTGGTCGTACTGGCCCCGGAAGAGCAGGAAGGCGGCGGCCTCCTCGGTCTTCTCCTGCATGACGTAGGCGATCGTGCCGCGGGCCGAGATGTCGGCCTTCTCCTTCTCCAGGGCGGCGAGCTTCGCCCGCAGGTCGCGGGCGGCCGGGTCGCGGGCGGCGAGCCACCAGGCGTAGACCGCGTCGGCCTCGGCGGCGGGCCGCTTGTCGGCGGGCTTCGCGATCAGGGCCCAGGCCCGGCCCAGGCCGGCCAGGTCGGCGACCTCGGAGTCGGGGAGGGTCCGGGCGTGGACGCGGACGTCGGCGATACCGACGGTCATGAGCCTGTCC
The DNA window shown above is from Paludisphaera mucosa and carries:
- a CDS encoding DUF1501 domain-containing protein, encoding MNPIDDYVRSETRRRFFRRGGNAVGSAGLMSLLARDGLIPQARAGDAGKGAAHVPPIPTHFAPKAKRVVYLHMVGGPSQMDLYDYKPAMADWYDKDLPQSIRQGQRLTTMTSGQARFPIAPSKYKFAQHGRSGMWVSEMLPYTAKMVDDLCFIRSMHTEAINHEPAISYIQTGNQITGRPCLGSWVSYGLGSLNDDLPTFVVLVARPSNTEQIQAISGRLWSSGYLPGEHAGVSFRSAGDPILFINNPPGVPPEIRRNTLDGLRALNEMNYRQVGDPETHTRIEQYELAFRMQASVPELTNTAGEPESTYRLYGEDARKPGSFANSILLTRRMLERGVRFVQIYHNNWDHHGNLGGRMPSQCKDVDQPCWGFIQDLKQRGMLDDTLVIWGGEFGRTIYSQGGLSKDNYGRDHHPRCFTMWMAGGGSKPGAIYGETDEFSYNIIKDPVHIRDFHATVLQLLGYDHERFTHRYQGLDQKLTGVEPARVIKELLA